The proteins below come from a single Chryseobacterium bernardetii genomic window:
- a CDS encoding PH domain-containing protein, with amino-acid sequence MNNSCSLCNTELTSMDKLLGENKLSDGGVLCNKCLDKISYLNQEVLYNLNQFNINDIHRIIQNKNPEQNTSVVTQQENLPMAIAEEPENISKEEYKRRKQKIKAELERLNANLSVFTKGEIKELPSLISEEEKILGITDAQFINTLDAGILVATTQRILSVSKSMFGAAKINDFLNEAIKSVSFVTHPRSPIIKLHLEERVVEFECYMDKEDSEKFYDIIRSIYNNPVQQSQYKPQADSAIDNTRTNPTLSFEILEQLEKLGKLRENGILTDTEFTEQKRKLLGQLK; translated from the coding sequence ATGAATAACAGTTGTTCATTATGTAATACAGAGTTAACCTCCATGGATAAGCTTCTGGGCGAGAATAAGCTTTCAGATGGTGGTGTATTGTGTAATAAATGTTTAGATAAAATAAGTTACCTTAACCAGGAAGTGCTTTATAATCTTAATCAGTTCAATATTAATGATATTCATCGTATTATTCAGAATAAAAATCCAGAACAGAATACCTCTGTGGTAACACAGCAGGAAAATCTTCCTATGGCCATTGCTGAGGAACCGGAAAATATCTCTAAGGAAGAATATAAAAGAAGAAAACAGAAAATTAAAGCTGAGCTGGAGAGGCTGAATGCCAATCTTTCTGTATTCACAAAAGGAGAAATCAAGGAACTTCCTTCCCTGATTTCTGAGGAAGAAAAAATCCTGGGAATTACAGATGCCCAGTTTATTAATACCCTGGATGCAGGCATATTGGTGGCAACAACCCAAAGAATACTTTCTGTATCAAAATCTATGTTTGGAGCCGCAAAAATTAACGACTTCCTTAATGAAGCAATTAAATCGGTAAGCTTTGTAACGCATCCAAGATCACCAATCATTAAACTTCACTTAGAAGAAAGGGTGGTGGAGTTTGAATGCTATATGGATAAAGAAGATTCCGAAAAGTTCTATGATATTATAAGATCTATTTATAACAATCCGGTACAGCAATCTCAGTATAAGCCACAAGCGGATTCTGCCATTGACAATACAAGAACAAACCCAACACTTTCCTTTGAAATTCTTGAACAGTTAGAAAAACTTGGAAAACTGAGGGAAAATGGTATTCTTACTGATACCGAATTTACAGAGCAGAAAAGAAAATTGCTGGGGCAATTAAAATAA
- a CDS encoding GNAT family N-acetyltransferase: MKDKTEIVKSWLKGWCLSREISFPVEYKSGFNVFVGDEKQKERYVFPELNDDFFQLAQSIDEPWVYLKVSTSPDQFMGNIPGKWQLQAQGYMMTCFHPMVFPEISLAKGYHLEFSEYNTTFVIRIVTENGEQASIGRVSLIDDVAVYDRIVTEIKHQRKGLASFLLKELEKTALSKGFTHNLLVATEEGKLLYESLGWKVYALHSSIVIPS; encoded by the coding sequence ATGAAAGATAAAACAGAAATTGTAAAAAGCTGGCTTAAAGGATGGTGCTTGTCAAGGGAAATTTCCTTTCCTGTTGAATATAAGTCCGGGTTTAATGTATTCGTGGGAGATGAGAAACAAAAAGAGCGATACGTGTTTCCTGAACTTAATGATGATTTTTTTCAGCTGGCCCAGTCAATTGATGAACCCTGGGTTTATCTTAAAGTAAGTACTTCGCCTGATCAATTTATGGGAAATATTCCTGGAAAATGGCAGTTACAGGCACAAGGATATATGATGACCTGTTTTCATCCTATGGTCTTCCCAGAGATCAGTCTTGCAAAAGGATATCACCTGGAGTTTTCTGAATATAATACAACTTTTGTGATAAGAATTGTAACAGAAAATGGAGAGCAGGCTTCAATTGGACGTGTTTCTTTGATAGATGACGTTGCTGTTTATGATAGAATTGTTACCGAAATAAAACATCAAAGGAAAGGGCTTGCCTCTTTTTTATTAAAAGAACTGGAGAAGACAGCATTATCAAAAGGGTTTACTCATAATCTTCTTGTGGCTACAGAAGAGGGTAAGCTATTATATGAAAGTTTAGGCTGGAAAGTGTACGCTTTGCATTCTTCTATTGTCATTCCATCTTAG
- a CDS encoding PH domain-containing protein, with protein MNTICALCGTPLTSTDMLIGRNKLADGGYLCAVCFNKAITINSDLINNLHQFYFSEITGIFLKNKIDASQNPGSSYSGAGNYTYDAPTRLDDIKDQIVALKARLSVLANEEVNELDKVLDQNERLIAIAECVNLHNNREGIIFSTQWRVIFMDKKFLGGIVKNEYTHKDIISLEQAENLLYSVLKVNTRGGTVEFKLHNKGDGRTFCDTVNSQIREPERTAGNQPVQPQSFYQNIQNSVPQNIPNNAPKGSSEDIFEQLEKLGKLRQMGILSEEEFTEQKKKLLNKL; from the coding sequence ATGAATACTATTTGCGCATTATGCGGAACCCCGCTAACGTCTACAGATATGCTTATTGGTAGAAATAAGCTGGCAGATGGAGGCTATTTGTGTGCCGTATGTTTTAATAAAGCAATTACGATCAATAGCGATCTTATCAATAACTTACATCAGTTCTATTTCTCTGAAATAACAGGAATATTTCTTAAAAATAAAATTGATGCAAGCCAGAACCCCGGAAGTTCTTATTCTGGAGCAGGCAATTATACATATGATGCTCCTACCAGATTGGATGACATAAAAGATCAGATTGTGGCTCTTAAAGCAAGATTAAGTGTTTTAGCCAATGAAGAAGTGAATGAACTGGATAAAGTGCTGGATCAGAATGAAAGATTAATCGCCATTGCAGAATGCGTAAACCTCCATAATAACAGAGAAGGGATTATTTTTTCAACCCAGTGGAGAGTGATTTTTATGGATAAAAAATTCCTGGGCGGTATCGTTAAAAACGAATATACACATAAAGATATTATTTCTCTGGAACAGGCTGAAAACCTTTTATATTCAGTATTAAAAGTCAATACCAGAGGAGGGACTGTTGAATTTAAATTGCATAATAAAGGTGACGGAAGAACATTCTGTGATACGGTAAACAGTCAGATCAGAGAGCCCGAAAGAACAGCCGGTAATCAGCCGGTGCAGCCGCAGTCATTCTATCAGAATATTCAGAACTCTGTCCCTCAAAATATACCTAATAATGCTCCGAAAGGATCTTCGGAAGATATTTTTGAGCAATTGGAAAAGCTCGGCAAGCTAAGGCAGATGGGCATTTTAAGTGAAGAAGAATTTACGGAGCAGAAGAAAAAACTGCTGAATAAATTATAA
- a CDS encoding type 1 glutamine amidotransferase: MKDIRIALLDMNNNHVNQGFRNIKEISETFQQNSEENVTIRTFDVRFKDEMPEIGDFDIFISSGGPGTPHREGFAWEDRFAHFLDSIFEHNKYSEDKKYLFLICHSFQLASIHWKLGDICKRKSYSFGVMPIHKTEKGKHEFLFKNLPEPFYAVDSRAYQFIRPDFDRLQELGMQILAIEKFRAHINLERAVMAIRFSDEIFGTQFHPEANPEGMLENLKDKKNKEAMIENFGMEKYLETMDRIDDEDKIILTRNQILPRFLQFAKKNILKEAESLA; the protein is encoded by the coding sequence ATGAAAGATATTCGAATTGCTCTGCTGGACATGAACAACAACCATGTTAATCAAGGCTTTAGAAACATTAAAGAAATTTCTGAAACATTTCAGCAGAACTCTGAAGAAAATGTGACCATCAGGACGTTTGATGTGAGGTTTAAAGATGAAATGCCGGAAATCGGAGACTTTGATATTTTTATTTCTTCAGGCGGACCGGGTACTCCACACCGTGAAGGTTTTGCCTGGGAAGACAGGTTTGCTCATTTTTTAGATTCCATTTTTGAACATAATAAATACAGTGAAGATAAAAAGTATCTTTTCCTGATCTGCCACTCGTTCCAGCTGGCAAGTATTCACTGGAAATTAGGGGATATCTGTAAAAGAAAATCCTATTCCTTTGGAGTAATGCCGATTCATAAAACTGAAAAAGGAAAACATGAGTTTTTATTTAAGAACCTGCCGGAGCCTTTTTATGCAGTAGATTCAAGAGCATACCAGTTTATCAGACCGGATTTTGACCGGCTTCAGGAATTAGGAATGCAGATTCTTGCTATTGAAAAATTCCGTGCCCATATCAACTTAGAAAGAGCTGTGATGGCTATTCGTTTTTCAGATGAAATTTTTGGAACACAGTTTCATCCGGAAGCTAATCCTGAAGGTATGCTGGAAAACCTGAAAGATAAGAAAAATAAAGAAGCTATGATTGAAAACTTCGGAATGGAAAAATATCTTGAAACCATGGACAGAATAGATGATGAAGATAAAATTATCCTTACCAGAAACCAGATTCTTCCAAGATTTCTGCAGTTTGCAAAAAAAAACATTTTGAAGGAAGCTGAATCTTTGGCTTAA
- a CDS encoding carboxylate-amine ligase has protein sequence MHHQFTIGIEEEYQIIDVESRDLISHVSKIIEGGKAVLSENLKHEMHESMIEMETGICQNIQEARAELTNLRRHLINTAHEQGLRVSGGGTHPFSHWSDNTITQGERYIKIVDDMGDVARENLIFGLHVHIGIPNREEGVRIQNVMRYFLPHVYALSTNSPFWIGRYTGFKSYRQEIFVKFPRTGIPSYFNSLAEFDSYVDLLVKTGTIDNAKKIWWDLRVHPFYPTIEFRICDMPLRIDETVCLAAIMQSLVAKIYKLHQQNLSFRSYRRLLLNENKWRASKSGIEAHLIDFGKEESVPYPLLLKELLEFIDDVVDDLGCRKEVEYAWKILENGTGADRQLQIFKETGDLTKVVDYMISETEYGITHGEPAS, from the coding sequence ATGCATCATCAGTTTACTATTGGAATCGAAGAAGAATATCAGATCATTGATGTTGAAAGCAGGGATTTGATTTCTCACGTATCAAAAATCATTGAAGGCGGAAAAGCAGTATTGAGTGAAAACCTAAAGCACGAAATGCATGAATCCATGATTGAAATGGAAACCGGAATCTGCCAGAATATTCAGGAAGCCCGTGCAGAATTAACCAATCTAAGAAGACACCTCATCAACACAGCCCACGAACAGGGGCTCCGTGTTTCCGGAGGTGGAACCCATCCTTTTTCCCATTGGTCAGACAACACGATCACTCAGGGAGAGAGATACATCAAAATTGTTGATGATATGGGGGATGTAGCCCGCGAGAACCTTATTTTCGGGCTTCACGTACATATTGGAATTCCTAACCGTGAAGAAGGAGTAAGAATTCAGAATGTAATGCGTTACTTTCTGCCTCACGTATATGCCCTATCCACCAATTCTCCTTTCTGGATTGGAAGGTATACAGGTTTTAAATCTTACAGGCAGGAAATTTTCGTCAAGTTCCCCAGAACCGGTATTCCAAGCTACTTTAACTCACTAGCAGAGTTTGACAGCTACGTTGATCTCTTAGTAAAAACAGGGACTATTGACAATGCTAAAAAAATATGGTGGGATTTAAGGGTTCACCCGTTCTACCCTACCATTGAATTCAGGATTTGTGATATGCCATTAAGAATTGATGAAACCGTATGTCTTGCTGCCATTATGCAGAGTTTAGTGGCTAAAATTTATAAGCTACACCAGCAAAACCTCAGCTTCAGAAGTTACAGAAGACTATTATTGAACGAAAATAAATGGCGTGCCTCCAAAAGCGGTATTGAAGCCCACCTGATCGATTTTGGAAAAGAAGAATCTGTTCCGTATCCTCTATTATTAAAAGAACTTTTAGAGTTTATTGATGATGTTGTAGATGATTTGGGATGCCGGAAAGAGGTTGAATATGCCTGGAAAATTCTTGAAAACGGAACGGGAGCCGACCGACAGCTACAGATCTTTAAGGAAACCGGTGATCTTACTAAAGTGGTAGATTATATGATCTCAGAAACAGAATATGGCATCACCCATGGTGAACCCGCTTCATAA
- a CDS encoding PH domain-containing protein, whose amino-acid sequence MGSRLDEIKEELEKLDINPTIFARKEIHALPDILSIDEKIVYLVEGRNKTTQHHIILVATDRRLMFVDKEFMYGLTVEDYSYTKISSIQYETAVMLASIDIQVSDDLVEIDGVGKYEAKLFCEKVRDFMSRPEEYFPKAEPTVLDQLEQLGRLKANGILNEEEFNEQKKNLLNKLA is encoded by the coding sequence ATGGGATCAAGACTTGACGAAATAAAAGAAGAATTAGAAAAACTGGACATCAATCCTACTATTTTTGCCAGAAAGGAAATCCATGCATTACCGGATATTCTTTCCATAGATGAAAAAATAGTTTACCTTGTTGAAGGCAGAAATAAAACCACACAGCACCATATCATTTTAGTGGCTACAGACAGAAGACTCATGTTTGTAGATAAAGAATTTATGTATGGATTAACAGTGGAGGATTATTCTTATACCAAAATAAGCTCAATACAATATGAGACTGCGGTGATGCTGGCTTCTATAGATATCCAGGTTTCTGATGATCTGGTTGAGATAGATGGAGTAGGAAAATATGAAGCTAAACTCTTTTGTGAAAAAGTAAGGGATTTCATGTCCCGCCCTGAAGAATATTTTCCTAAGGCTGAACCTACTGTTCTAGATCAGTTGGAACAGCTGGGAAGATTAAAGGCTAACGGTATTTTAAATGAAGAAGAGTTTAACGAACAAAAGAAAAACCTGTTGAATAAATTAGCCTGA
- a CDS encoding isoaspartyl peptidase/L-asparaginase — MKIIIHGGFFSESDQSHEVKTAKQNSLKEITEKAFRYLQTHSAFDTVAYAVSLLEDDPLYNAGIGSQIQSDGVIRMSAAIMDGETQKLSGVINIQDVKNPIFVAKDLIGEDDRVLGGQGAKKYAKEHGFENFSTEIPQRRREYEAKLNNGGKGTVGCVAIDKEGKLAVATSTGGKGFEIPGRISDSATVAGNYANAFCAVSCTGVGEDIVSNATAAKIVTRVTDGMSLKTAFSKTFDELKMIDGFAGAIAIDKDGNIYHQDSYPTMVFASFDGENFDIFS, encoded by the coding sequence ATGAAAATCATCATCCACGGAGGCTTTTTCTCAGAAAGTGACCAAAGCCACGAAGTAAAGACGGCAAAACAGAACTCTTTAAAAGAAATTACTGAAAAAGCATTTCGTTATCTTCAGACTCATTCCGCCTTTGATACGGTAGCCTATGCCGTTTCTTTGCTGGAAGATGATCCTTTGTACAACGCCGGAATTGGCTCGCAGATTCAAAGTGACGGAGTGATCCGTATGAGTGCGGCTATTATGGATGGTGAAACACAAAAATTAAGTGGTGTCATTAATATTCAGGATGTAAAAAATCCAATTTTTGTAGCAAAAGACCTGATTGGTGAAGACGACAGGGTCTTAGGCGGACAGGGAGCAAAAAAATACGCCAAAGAACATGGATTCGAGAATTTTTCAACAGAAATTCCACAGAGAAGAAGAGAATATGAAGCCAAACTGAATAACGGCGGCAAAGGTACAGTAGGCTGTGTAGCTATTGACAAAGAAGGGAAACTGGCTGTTGCCACTTCTACAGGCGGAAAAGGTTTTGAGATCCCTGGAAGAATTTCAGACTCTGCCACAGTGGCCGGAAATTATGCCAATGCATTCTGTGCAGTAAGCTGTACCGGTGTAGGAGAAGATATTGTAAGCAATGCCACGGCTGCTAAAATTGTTACCCGTGTAACAGATGGAATGAGCCTTAAAACTGCTTTCAGCAAAACTTTTGACGAACTTAAAATGATTGACGGATTTGCAGGTGCCATTGCCATTGATAAAGATGGAAATATTTATCATCAGGACTCCTATCCTACTATGGTTTTCGCCAGTTTTGACGGTGAAAATTTCGACATCTTTTCTTAA
- the cphA gene encoding cyanophycin synthetase, which translates to MKIEKIQALRGPNIWSIRRKKLIQMRLDLEEMENYPTNKIEGFRERIEKLIPSLITHRCSEGVEGGFFHRVETGTWMGHVIEHIALEIQTLAGMDVGFGRTRETKTPGVYNVVFNYLEENVGIYAAEEAVKIAEALIEGKEYNLNACIQKLKEIRERVRLGPSTGSIVEEAVSRKIPWIRLGTNSLVQLGYGVNQQRFQATITGKTSSIAVDIACNKELTKRMLHDAAIPVPIGDLVVDEEDLKSVIRKIGYPIVLKPLDGNHGKGSSINVNDWDAAKIGLEHAQKYSRKVIVEKYITGYDFRVLVIDNKMVAAARRVPAHIVGDGELSIQQLIDKENQDPRRGYGHENVLTEIEVDKDTLELLEKLQYTLETIPQKGEVVYLKSTANLSTGGTSIDVTDMVHPENITMAERISKIIGLDVCGIDIMAENLTQPLKESGGAIIEVNAAPGFRMHLAPSEGLPRNVAAPVVDMLYPQGKPFTIPIIAVTGTNGKTTTTRLISHIVKSNGYRVGFTTSDGIYIQNTMLSKGDTTGPLSAEFILKDPTVEFAVLETARGGILRSGLGFSQCDIGVLTNIEEDHLGMNDIHSLRDLTKVKRVVLDSVKKTGWSVLNADNEYSMKIVNDLDSNVAIFSMDENNPYIVKFAKEGRITCVYEEGFVTIKKGDWKIRIGKAKDFPITMDGKARFMIENVLAASLASYLYGFGIEDISNSLRTFIPSAQLTPGRLNVFKFKSFKVLIDFAHNPSGYEAIEDYLKNVEATKKIGIISGVGDRRDNDIRECGKIAGRMFDHIIIRNEKHLRGRTEEEINGLIIEGMQASGKDVSYEIIPKEIEALKHAMGMAEEGTFITALSDVISNAIDLVQEYQARELLEDDKNI; encoded by the coding sequence ATGAAAATCGAAAAGATTCAGGCACTGCGAGGTCCTAATATCTGGAGTATCAGGAGAAAGAAGCTGATACAGATGAGGTTAGACCTTGAGGAAATGGAAAATTATCCTACCAATAAAATAGAAGGATTCAGGGAGAGAATTGAAAAATTAATCCCGTCACTGATTACCCATAGGTGTTCAGAAGGAGTGGAAGGAGGTTTTTTCCATAGGGTGGAAACAGGAACCTGGATGGGGCATGTTATTGAGCATATTGCTTTGGAAATACAGACCTTGGCCGGGATGGATGTTGGCTTTGGAAGAACCCGGGAAACGAAAACACCTGGAGTGTATAATGTGGTATTCAATTATCTTGAAGAAAATGTAGGAATTTATGCTGCTGAAGAAGCGGTAAAAATTGCAGAAGCTTTAATTGAAGGCAAAGAATATAATCTGAATGCCTGTATCCAGAAACTGAAAGAAATCAGGGAACGTGTACGTTTGGGGCCATCTACCGGAAGTATCGTAGAAGAAGCCGTTTCCAGAAAAATACCATGGATCAGGTTAGGAACGAATTCACTGGTACAGCTTGGATATGGAGTTAACCAACAGCGTTTTCAGGCTACGATTACCGGTAAAACAAGCTCTATTGCTGTAGATATTGCCTGTAACAAAGAATTAACTAAAAGGATGCTTCATGATGCGGCAATTCCTGTACCCATAGGAGATCTTGTAGTGGATGAGGAAGATCTGAAAAGTGTCATCAGAAAAATAGGGTACCCCATCGTTTTAAAACCTCTGGACGGAAACCATGGAAAGGGTTCTTCCATCAATGTTAATGATTGGGATGCAGCTAAAATAGGACTAGAACATGCCCAGAAATATTCAAGAAAAGTAATTGTTGAAAAATATATTACAGGATATGATTTCAGGGTGTTGGTAATTGATAATAAAATGGTGGCTGCGGCAAGAAGAGTTCCTGCTCACATTGTTGGAGACGGGGAACTAAGTATTCAGCAGCTTATTGATAAAGAAAACCAGGATCCGAGAAGAGGATATGGCCACGAGAATGTCCTTACCGAGATTGAAGTGGATAAAGATACTTTGGAACTGCTTGAAAAACTTCAATATACGCTTGAAACCATTCCACAAAAAGGTGAGGTGGTTTACCTGAAGTCTACAGCAAACCTTTCTACGGGTGGAACGTCTATAGATGTTACGGATATGGTACATCCGGAAAATATCACCATGGCAGAAAGGATTTCCAAAATTATTGGCCTGGATGTTTGCGGGATTGATATCATGGCGGAAAATCTTACGCAACCCTTAAAAGAGAGCGGCGGGGCGATCATAGAAGTTAATGCTGCGCCAGGATTCAGGATGCATCTGGCTCCAAGTGAAGGTTTACCAAGAAACGTTGCCGCTCCGGTTGTAGATATGTTATATCCACAGGGAAAACCCTTTACCATTCCGATTATTGCCGTTACAGGTACCAATGGAAAAACCACAACAACAAGACTGATTTCCCATATTGTGAAAAGTAATGGCTATAGAGTTGGATTTACCACCTCAGATGGAATTTATATTCAGAATACAATGCTGTCAAAAGGAGATACTACCGGACCGCTTTCGGCAGAATTTATTTTAAAAGATCCTACTGTTGAATTTGCTGTTCTTGAAACGGCAAGAGGAGGAATCCTTCGCTCGGGATTAGGATTCTCTCAATGTGATATCGGGGTTCTTACCAATATTGAGGAAGATCACCTGGGAATGAATGATATTCACAGTTTAAGAGATCTTACCAAAGTAAAGCGTGTTGTATTAGACAGTGTAAAGAAGACCGGCTGGAGTGTACTGAACGCAGACAATGAATATTCTATGAAAATTGTAAATGATCTTGACTCTAACGTAGCTATTTTCAGTATGGATGAAAATAATCCGTATATTGTAAAATTTGCGAAAGAGGGAAGAATCACCTGTGTTTATGAGGAAGGTTTTGTAACCATTAAAAAAGGCGATTGGAAGATCAGAATCGGTAAAGCTAAAGATTTCCCGATAACGATGGATGGTAAAGCCAGGTTTATGATCGAAAACGTATTGGCAGCCAGTTTGGCCAGTTATCTTTACGGATTTGGAATTGAAGATATTTCCAATTCACTAAGAACCTTTATCCCAAGTGCTCAGCTTACTCCGGGGAGATTAAATGTCTTTAAATTCAAAAGCTTTAAAGTATTGATTGACTTTGCCCACAACCCATCCGGATATGAGGCAATAGAAGATTATTTGAAAAATGTGGAAGCTACTAAAAAAATAGGAATCATTTCCGGTGTTGGAGACAGAAGAGATAATGATATCAGAGAATGTGGGAAGATTGCTGGAAGAATGTTTGATCATATCATCATCCGTAATGAGAAACACCTTAGAGGAAGAACAGAAGAGGAGATTAACGGATTGATTATTGAGGGAATGCAGGCTTCAGGAAAAGATGTCAGCTATGAGATTATTCCTAAAGAAATAGAAGCTTTGAAACATGCTATGGGAATGGCTGAAGAAGGAACATTTATCACAGCTTTGAGCGATGTGATTTCCAATGCTATTGATCTGGTACAGGAATATCAGGCAAGAGAATTGCTGGAAGACGATAAAAATATATAG
- a CDS encoding IS110 family RNA-guided transposase, translated as MGKIIGIDISKQVFDVSFLEGNLWKHKVLSNKLLGFEKLITFIEKEDIVVMEASGTYYLPLAEYLYSQGINVVIENPLSIKRYAQSRLKRAKTDKADSKVIAEYGKKNLDELSLWNPESKTCIRIRQMHTRIQMIQKQTSQTYNHLEAFRSSGFLDEKLEIEMNNSIEQLRLGKEILESEIERLALEEFEQTIECLTSIPGIGIKTAIMLIVITDNFKKFEHHKQLIAFVGFSPRIYESGSSVRGRSSICKMGKSQIRKLLYLCSWSAKRWNKKRKEMYERLITKGKAERVAKIALANKLLKQAFAIGKNKEKYREDFC; from the coding sequence ATGGGTAAAATTATAGGAATTGACATTAGTAAGCAAGTTTTTGATGTAAGCTTTTTGGAAGGGAATCTTTGGAAGCATAAGGTCTTAAGCAATAAATTATTAGGTTTTGAAAAACTGATAACCTTCATTGAAAAAGAAGATATAGTAGTGATGGAAGCTTCAGGTACTTATTATCTTCCTTTAGCAGAATATCTTTATTCACAGGGGATTAATGTAGTGATAGAAAATCCTCTTTCCATCAAACGTTATGCTCAATCAAGACTCAAACGAGCCAAAACGGATAAAGCAGATTCGAAGGTTATTGCTGAATATGGCAAAAAGAATTTGGATGAGCTGAGTTTGTGGAATCCTGAGAGTAAAACGTGCATCAGAATTCGTCAAATGCATACAAGAATCCAAATGATTCAGAAACAAACCAGTCAGACTTATAATCATTTAGAAGCTTTCAGAAGCAGTGGTTTTCTGGATGAAAAGTTAGAAATAGAAATGAACAATTCCATAGAACAACTTCGACTAGGAAAAGAAATATTGGAATCGGAGATAGAAAGGCTGGCCTTGGAAGAATTTGAACAAACCATTGAATGTCTTACCAGTATTCCCGGAATCGGAATAAAAACAGCTATTATGCTCATTGTGATTACAGATAATTTTAAAAAGTTCGAACATCATAAGCAACTCATTGCTTTTGTAGGATTCAGTCCTCGGATTTATGAAAGCGGAAGCAGTGTGAGAGGACGCTCAAGTATTTGTAAGATGGGTAAATCTCAGATCAGAAAGCTATTGTATCTATGCAGCTGGTCAGCCAAACGCTGGAATAAAAAACGTAAAGAAATGTATGAAAGACTTATCACAAAAGGAAAAGCAGAAAGAGTGGCAAAGATAGCTCTTGCCAATAAACTCTTAAAACAAGCATTTGCTATCGGAAAGAATAAAGAAAAATATAGAGAAGATTTTTGTTAA
- a CDS encoding YtxH domain-containing protein: MGNKTKGLLALLGLGALAYWKYKNSSPEDQQAVKDKINTAKDNLNKWGNDLKSKANDVASQVQNKVDEVKTKAEDSLN, encoded by the coding sequence ATGGGAAATAAAACAAAAGGCTTATTAGCTTTACTAGGATTAGGTGCATTAGCTTATTGGAAATATAAGAATTCAAGCCCTGAAGATCAACAAGCTGTAAAAGACAAAATCAATACAGCAAAAGATAATCTGAATAAATGGGGAAATGACCTTAAGAGCAAAGCCAATGATGTTGCTTCCCAGGTTCAGAATAAAGTAGACGAGGTGAAAACAAAAGCCGAAGATTCTTTAAACTAA
- a CDS encoding cyanophycinase, which yields MTKPVGKLIVIGGAVNKGSFAETDYDQNIEKNLNFFERGILRKIINESKHKEDSVIEIVTTASQIPQIVGAEYKKAFEFLGARNVNILDIHNREEANSDAMVARANAADVMMFTGGDQLRLTSILGGTRFHDTILLKYQEQDFIYSGTSAGAAAASENMIYQGSSSEALLKGEIKTTQGLGLIDNVIIDTHFVQRGRIGRLFQAVVNNPRTLGIGLGEDTGLFIHNDVMTAVGSGLVILVDGRFIKDTNLTNINLGEPISIDNLTVHVMSMNDHYDLTTKTLTIENSQFNPIPQDK from the coding sequence ATGACTAAACCTGTAGGAAAATTAATAGTTATCGGAGGTGCTGTAAATAAAGGCAGCTTTGCTGAAACCGATTATGATCAGAATATTGAAAAGAATCTTAATTTTTTTGAGCGTGGAATTTTGCGAAAGATTATCAATGAATCAAAACATAAGGAAGATTCTGTAATTGAAATCGTAACAACGGCCTCCCAAATTCCTCAGATCGTAGGTGCAGAATATAAAAAGGCATTCGAGTTTCTGGGTGCCAGAAACGTAAATATCCTTGATATCCATAACCGTGAAGAAGCTAATTCTGATGCTATGGTAGCCAGAGCCAATGCTGCAGATGTGATGATGTTTACCGGTGGAGATCAGCTAAGACTGACATCCATTCTGGGTGGGACAAGATTTCACGATACCATTCTCTTAAAATATCAGGAGCAGGATTTTATTTACTCCGGAACTTCAGCCGGCGCTGCTGCCGCTTCTGAAAATATGATCTACCAGGGAAGCAGCTCTGAGGCTCTATTAAAAGGAGAAATTAAAACTACACAGGGCTTGGGATTAATTGATAATGTTATCATTGACACGCATTTTGTACAAAGAGGCAGAATCGGACGTCTTTTCCAGGCAGTAGTAAACAATCCAAGAACTTTAGGAATCGGACTGGGGGAAGATACAGGACTTTTCATTCATAATGATGTAATGACTGCTGTAGGTTCAGGACTTGTGATTTTAGTTGACGGAAGATTTATTAAGGATACTAACTTGACTAATATTAATCTTGGAGAACCTATTTCTATTGATAATTTAACGGTTCATGTCATGTCTATGAATGATCATTATGATCTAACAACTAAAACACTGACGATTGAGAATTCACAGTTCAATCCCATTCCACAAGATAAATAG